One Microplitis mediator isolate UGA2020A chromosome 3, iyMicMedi2.1, whole genome shotgun sequence DNA segment encodes these proteins:
- the LOC130665230 gene encoding tRNA N(3)-methylcytidine methyltransferase METTL2 isoform X2 translates to MASESEKNEQKRPQFGNRTLKEDDNVFQHNAWDNVEWDDDQQKLAQEKVSENSVVTASEEELELYEKKASNNWNKFYGIHQNRFFKDRHWLFTEFPELAPFKVRDDLNVPEKVSSETKEHNDEDKDFEKNSVTEQRILEIGCGVGNTIFPILAYNSNPNLFLYGCDFSSVAVDISKSHKDYDESRCKAFVLDITQDDWETPFEPNSLDIVMLIFVLSAIKPDKQIHVIKQIHRYLKPGGLVLLRDYGRYDLAQLRFKKGRCLGDNFYARGDGTQVYFFTQKNLKDLFEGCGFKEEQNVVDRRLQINRGKQLKMYRVWIQGKYRKIV, encoded by the exons ATGGCATCAGAGAGTGAAAAAAATGAGCAAAAACGTCCGCAATTTGGAAACCGAACACTGAAAGAAGATGACAACGTATTTCAACACAATGCGTG GGACAACGTTGAATGGGATGACGATCAACAAAAATTGGCCCAAGAAAAAGTATCTGAAAATTCAGTAGTCACTGCGTCAGAAGAAGAACTCGAGTTGTATGAAAAAAAGGCGAGCAACAAttggaataaattttatgggaTTCATCAGAACAGATTTTTCAAAGACAGGCATTGGCTGTTTACTGAATTTCCTGAGTTGGCTCCGTTTAAAGTCAGAGATGACTTGAACGTGCCCGAGAAAGTTTCCTCAGAGACAAAGGAACACAATGATGAGGATAaagactttgaaaaaaattcagttactGAACAACGAATACTAGAAATTGGCTGTGGAGTTGGGAATACGATTTTTCCTATTCTTGCTTATAattcaaatccaaatttatttttgtatggcTGTGACTTTTCTTCTGTCGCTGTTGACATATCGAAGTCACACAAAGACTATGATGAGTCACGGTGCAAAGCATTTGTATTAGATATTACTCAAGATGACTGGGAAACGCCTTTTGAACCCAATAGTTTAGATATTGTCATGTTGATATTCGTCTTATCAGCAATAAAACCGGATAA acaaaTTCATGTGATAAAACAAATCCATCGTTATTTGAAACCCGGGGGACTGGTTCTCTTACGGGACTATGGCAGATATGATTTGGCTCAGCtgagatttaaaaaaggaCGATGTCTTGGGGATAATTTTTACGCCAGAGGTGATGGTACtcaggtgtatttttttactcaaaaaaatttgaaagatttGTTTGAGGGGTGTGGTTTTAAAGAGGAACAAAATGTCGTTGATAGACGACTGCAAATTAATCGCGGTAAGCAACTGAAAATGTACCGAGTTTGGATTCAAGGAAAGTATCGGAAAattgtatag
- the LOC130665230 gene encoding tRNA N(3)-methylcytidine methyltransferase Mettl2 isoform X1 — translation MTTYFNTMRGMIPYNLTYYLVNYKSLSTARCFKSWLRFCHTRHRKKPPGGSRYLIDQSRVFEFNAWDNVEWDDDQQKLAQEKVSENSVVTASEEELELYEKKASNNWNKFYGIHQNRFFKDRHWLFTEFPELAPFKVRDDLNVPEKVSSETKEHNDEDKDFEKNSVTEQRILEIGCGVGNTIFPILAYNSNPNLFLYGCDFSSVAVDISKSHKDYDESRCKAFVLDITQDDWETPFEPNSLDIVMLIFVLSAIKPDKQIHVIKQIHRYLKPGGLVLLRDYGRYDLAQLRFKKGRCLGDNFYARGDGTQVYFFTQKNLKDLFEGCGFKEEQNVVDRRLQINRGKQLKMYRVWIQGKYRKIV, via the exons ATGACAACGTATTTCAACACAATGCGTGGTATGATTCCATATAATCTGACTTATTATCtcgtaaattataaaagtttatcaaCCGCACGTTGTTTCAAATCCTGGTTACGTTTTTGTCACACGCGTCACAGAAAAAAACCACCAGGAGGTTCACGTTATTTAATTGATCAGTCAagagtttttgaatttaatgccTG GGACAACGTTGAATGGGATGACGATCAACAAAAATTGGCCCAAGAAAAAGTATCTGAAAATTCAGTAGTCACTGCGTCAGAAGAAGAACTCGAGTTGTATGAAAAAAAGGCGAGCAACAAttggaataaattttatgggaTTCATCAGAACAGATTTTTCAAAGACAGGCATTGGCTGTTTACTGAATTTCCTGAGTTGGCTCCGTTTAAAGTCAGAGATGACTTGAACGTGCCCGAGAAAGTTTCCTCAGAGACAAAGGAACACAATGATGAGGATAaagactttgaaaaaaattcagttactGAACAACGAATACTAGAAATTGGCTGTGGAGTTGGGAATACGATTTTTCCTATTCTTGCTTATAattcaaatccaaatttatttttgtatggcTGTGACTTTTCTTCTGTCGCTGTTGACATATCGAAGTCACACAAAGACTATGATGAGTCACGGTGCAAAGCATTTGTATTAGATATTACTCAAGATGACTGGGAAACGCCTTTTGAACCCAATAGTTTAGATATTGTCATGTTGATATTCGTCTTATCAGCAATAAAACCGGATAA acaaaTTCATGTGATAAAACAAATCCATCGTTATTTGAAACCCGGGGGACTGGTTCTCTTACGGGACTATGGCAGATATGATTTGGCTCAGCtgagatttaaaaaaggaCGATGTCTTGGGGATAATTTTTACGCCAGAGGTGATGGTACtcaggtgtatttttttactcaaaaaaatttgaaagatttGTTTGAGGGGTGTGGTTTTAAAGAGGAACAAAATGTCGTTGATAGACGACTGCAAATTAATCGCGGTAAGCAACTGAAAATGTACCGAGTTTGGATTCAAGGAAAGTATCGGAAAattgtatag
- the LOC130665231 gene encoding mitochondrial import receptor subunit TOM22 homolog isoform X1 produces the protein MATVEELDLTDSGMESSDIRSPEVKSILPDEEEEDDESLAERLIGLTEMFPDEVRNFGYNLGSYFTSRVKALYKFSCSATWIVFSTSAILFAPIIIEMERAQMEEMQRSVQKQVLLGPNTAMSHMGPGMGMGPPVQR, from the exons ATGGCGACTGTTGAAGAACTTGATCTTACGGACAGCGGAATGGAAAGCAGCGATATCCGTTCGCCAGAAGTTAAATCCATCCTTCCTGATGAAGAAGAGGaagat gaTGAAAGTCTGGCAGAAAGACTTATCGGCTTGACAGAAATGTTTCCAGATGAAGTTCGCAATTTCGGGTATAATTTAGGATCTTACTTCACATCTCGTGTCAAAG CACTCTACAAGTTTTCCTGCTCGGCAACGTGGATTGTGTTCAGCACATCAGCAATTTTGTTTGCTCcgataattattgaaatggAAAGAGCGCAAATGGAGGAAATGCAACGTTCGGTACAGAAGCAAGTACTTCTAGGACCCAATACTGCAATGTCTCATATGGGACCTGGGATGGGAATGGGACCTCCAGTCCaacgataa
- the LOC130665231 gene encoding mitochondrial import receptor subunit TOM22 homolog isoform X2 — protein MESSDIRSPEVKSILPDEEEEDDESLAERLIGLTEMFPDEVRNFGYNLGSYFTSRVKALYKFSCSATWIVFSTSAILFAPIIIEMERAQMEEMQRSVQKQVLLGPNTAMSHMGPGMGMGPPVQR, from the exons ATGGAAAGCAGCGATATCCGTTCGCCAGAAGTTAAATCCATCCTTCCTGATGAAGAAGAGGaagat gaTGAAAGTCTGGCAGAAAGACTTATCGGCTTGACAGAAATGTTTCCAGATGAAGTTCGCAATTTCGGGTATAATTTAGGATCTTACTTCACATCTCGTGTCAAAG CACTCTACAAGTTTTCCTGCTCGGCAACGTGGATTGTGTTCAGCACATCAGCAATTTTGTTTGCTCcgataattattgaaatggAAAGAGCGCAAATGGAGGAAATGCAACGTTCGGTACAGAAGCAAGTACTTCTAGGACCCAATACTGCAATGTCTCATATGGGACCTGGGATGGGAATGGGACCTCCAGTCCaacgataa